The proteins below come from a single Phocoena sinus isolate mPhoSin1 chromosome 2, mPhoSin1.pri, whole genome shotgun sequence genomic window:
- the LOC116749691 gene encoding FUN14 domain-containing protein 1-like, with product METQNAPPQEYESDDDSYKVLDLTEYERRYHWWNQVFGHSSGPMVEKYSVATQIVMGGVSGWCAGFLFQKVGKLAATTVDGGFLLLQTASHSGYVLIGWKRVEKGVNKAKRQIKKRANKAAPEINNIIEEATEFVKQNIVISSGFVGGFLLGLAS from the coding sequence atGGAGACCCAGAATGCCCCTCCCCAAGAATATGAAAGTGATGATGACTCTTACAAAGTGTTGGATTTAACTGAGTATGAAAGAAGATACCACTGGTGGAATCAAGTGTTTGGCCACAGTTCTGGACCTATGGTAGAAAAATACTCAGTAGCCACCCAGATTGTAATGGGTGGAGTGAGTGGCTGGTGTGCAGGATTTTTGTTCCAGAAAGTTGGAAAACTTGCAGCAACTACAGTAGATGGTGGCTTTCTTCTCCTTCAGACTGCCAGTCACAGTGGCTATGTGCTGATCGGCTGGAAGAGAGTTGAAAAAGgtgtaaacaaagcaaaaagacagaTTAAGAAACGAGCAAATAAGGCAGCACCTGAAATCAACAATATAATAGAAGAAGCAACAGAATTTGTTAAACAGAACATTGTGATATCCAGTGGATTTGTGGGAGGCTTTTTGCTAGGCCTTGCATCTTAA